From a region of the Odontesthes bonariensis isolate fOdoBon6 chromosome 2, fOdoBon6.hap1, whole genome shotgun sequence genome:
- the smoc2 gene encoding SPARC-related modular calcium-binding protein 2, translating to MRVCPLLVFLCLLCAVRAQKFSAITFLRVDQDKECNMECSGAPRKPLCASDGRTFTSRCEFNRAKCRDPQLEVIRGPCKDTSRCVAEKKYTEQQAKRLFPQVFVPVCNPDGTYSEVQCHSYTGYCWCVTPNGRPISGSAVANKKPRCQGSKQERVTTREPSKADETGLVVDSQTATDDDVTPSRYPSLWTEQVRSRQNNRTRAPSSSCDQERQSALDEARQPKNDAVFVPDCAMGGLYKPVQCHPSTGYCWCVLVDTGRPIPGTSTRYEQPKCDGNARAHPTKPKDHYRSRYLQGCDGAKKTEFLTSVLDALSTDMVHAVTDPASAGRMAEPDPSHTLEERVVHWYFSQLDKNGSGDIGKKELKPFKRFLRKKSKPKKCVKKFVEYCDISNDKALSLQELMGCLGVTKEEPARPGDGVPSSKLNPPKKQG from the exons ATGCGCGTCTGCCCGCTGCTGGTCTTCCTCTGTCTGCTGTGCGCTGTACGCGCTCAGAAGTTCTCCGCAATCACG TTCCTGCGGGTGGATCAGGATAAGGAGTGCAACATGGAATGCAGCGGAGCTCCTCGCAAGCCCCTCTGCGCCTCGGACGGCAGGACTTTCACATCTCGTTGCGAGTTCAACCGAGCCAAGTGCCGCGACCCCCAGCTGGAGGTCATCCGGGGGCCATGCAAAG ATACATCCAGATGTGTAGCAGAGAAGAAGTACACAGAGCAACAAGCCAAGAGGCTCTTCCCACAGGTCTTTGTGCCTGTGTGCAACCCTGATGGCACATACAGTGAG GTTCAGTGCCACAGCTACACTGGATACTGCTGGTGTGTCACCCCCAACGGTCGACCCATCAGCGGCTCGGCGGTGGCCAATAAAAAACCTCGATGTCAAG GATCAAAACAAGAGAGAGTGACCACCAGAGAGCCCAGTAAAGCAG ATGAGACTGGCCTAGTGGTGGATTCACAGACTGCAACAGATGACGACG TCACCCCTTCCCGGTACCCCAGTCTGTGGACAGAGCAGGTTCGCAGCCGTCAGAACAATAGAACCAGAGCACCAT CCTCGTCTTGTGACCAGGAGCGGCAATCTGCCCTGGATGAGGCAAGGCAGCCGAAGAATGATGCCGTTTTTGTACCGGACTGTGCCATGGGAGGACTCTACAAACCAGTCCAATGTCACCCCTCCACTGGCTACTGCTGGTGTGTGCTAGTGGATACCGGAAGACCCATACCGGGGACTTCAACCAG GTATGAACAACCAAAATGCGATGGCAATGCCAGGGCCCATCCAACTAAACCAAAGGACCATTATAGAAGCAGATATCTCCAAG GCTGTGATGGGGCAAAGAAAACAGAGTTCCTGACAAGTGTTCTTGACGCGCTGTCGACAGACATGGTGCATGCTGTCACAGATCCAGCATCTGCCGGAAG GATGGCTGAGCCCGACCCCAGTCACACCCTGGAGGAGAGGGTTGTCCACTGGTATTTCAGTCAGCTGGACAAAAATGGCAGCGGGGACATCGGAAAGAAGGAGCTTAAGCCTTTCAAACGCTTCCTGCGCAAGAAGTCCAAGCCAAAGAAGTGTGTTAAAAAATTTGTGGAGTACTGCGACATCAGCAACGACAAGGCGCTGTCCCTGCAGGAGCTGATGGGCTGCCTGGGGGTGACTAAGGAAGAGC
- the eif3s6ip gene encoding eukaryotic translation initiation factor 3 subunit L — MTTPAPFHEEEEAYDPYAFSNDFDLHTGDPKADLAYERQYEQQTYHVIPEVIKNFLQYFHKTISDLIDQKVYELQSNGVSSESIEQKIYEIQDVYENSWNKLTDRFFKTSPWPEAEAIASLVGNDAVFLILYKELYYRHIYAKVSGGPTLDQRFESYYNYCNLFNYILNADGPAPLELPNQWLWDIIDEFIYQFQSFSQYRCKTAKKSDEEIEFLRNNPKIWNVHSVLNVLHSLVDKSNINRQLEVYTSGGDPESVAGEYGRHSLYKMLGYFSLVGLLRLHSLLGDYYQAIKVLENIELNKKSMYSRVPECQITTYYYVGFAYLMMRRYQDAIRVFANILLYIQRTRNMFQRSTYKYEMINKQNEQMHGLLAIALTMYPMRIDESIHTQLREKYGDKMLRMQKGDLAVFEELFSFACPKFLSPVVPNYDNVHPNYHKEPFQQQLKVFAEEVQQQAQLSTIRSFLKLYTTMPVAKLAGFLDMTEQEFRIQLLVFKHKMKNLVWTSGISALDGEFQSASEVDFYIDRDMIHIADTKVARRYGDFFIRQIHKFEELNRTLKKMPATATTAVTASTTSRAV, encoded by the exons ATGACTACCCCCGCGCCGTTCCACGAGGAAGAAGAggct TACGATCCTTACGCCTTCTCAAATGACTTCGACCTGCACACTG GGGATCCTAAAGCGGACCTTGCCTACGAGAGGCAGTATGAGCAGCAGACTTACCACGTCATCCCAGAGGTTATCAAGAACTTCCTGCAGTATTTCCACAAAACCATCTCTGACTTGATCGACCAGAAAGTTTATGAGCTGCAGTCCAACGGCGTGTCCAGCGAGAGCATTGAGCAGAAGATCTACGAGATCCAGGACGTGTATGAAAACAG CTGGAACAAGTTGACTGACCGTTTCTTCAAGACCTCCCCCTGGCCAGAGGCTGAGGCCATCGCATCACTTGTTGGCAATG atGCTGTGTTCCTCATCCTTTATAAGGAACTGTATTACAGACACATCTATGCTAAAGTCAGC GGAGGACCAACTTTGGATCAGAGGTTTGAGTCATACTACAATTACTGCAACCTCTTCAACTACATTCTCA ATGCCGATGGCCCTGCCCCCTTGGAGCTGCCAAACCAGTGGCTCTGGGACATCATTGATGAGTTCATTTACCAG TTCCAGTCCTTCAGTCAGTACCGCTGTAAGACGGCCAAAAAGTCAGATGAGGAAATCGAGTTTCTGAGGAACAACCCAAAGATCTGGAACGTCCACAGTGTCCTAAATGTTCTCCACTCTCTGGTGGACAAGAGCAACATCAACCGTCAGCTTGAGGTCTACACCAGTGGAG GAGACCCAGAGAGTGTTGCTGGAGAGTATGGACGTCACTCCTTGTACAAAATGTTGGGTTACTTCAGCTTGGTTGGGCTTCTGAGGCTTCACTCACTCCTCGGGGATTATTACCAGGCCATCAAAGTCCTGGAGAATATTGAGCTCAACAAGAAG AGTATGTATTCTCGTGTGCCTGAGTGCCAGATCACAACCTATTACTACGTGGGCTTTGCCTACCTAATGATGCGGCGCTACCAGGATGCAATTCGAGTTTTCGCTAACATCCTCCTCTACATCCAGAGGACAAGAAACATGTTCCAGAGGTCCACGTATAAATACGAGATG ATCAATAAACAAAATGAGCAGATGCATGGCCTGCTGGCAATCGCTCTCACCATGTACCCGATGCGCATTGACGAGAGCATCCACACCCAGCTGAGGGAAAAGTACGGAGATAAGATGCTCCGTATGCAGAAGGG AGATCTGGCTGTGTTTGAGGAGTTGTTCAGCTTTGCCTGTCCCAAGTTCCTGTCACCTGTGGTACCAAACTACGACAATGTCCACCCCAACTACCACAAAGAGCCGTTCCAGCAACAGCTGAAGGTCTTTGCCGAGGAGGTGCAGCAGCAAGCTCAGCTCTCCACAATTCGGAG CTTCTTGAAGTTGTACACCACCATGCCAGTAGCAAAACTGGCAGGATTCCTGGACATGACAGAGCAGGAGTTCCGCATTCAGCTGCTAGTCTTCAAACACAAGATGAAAAATTTGGTGTGGACCAGTGGCATCTCAGCGCTGGACGGAGAGTTTCAGTCTGCTTCTGAGGTTGACTTTTACATCGACAGG GACATGATCCACATTGCCGACACTAAAGTAGCTCGTCGGTACGGAGACTTTTTCATCAGACAGATCCACAAGTTTGAGGAG TTGAATAGGACATTAAAGAAGATGCCAGCCACTGCTACCACTGCGGTAACAGCGAGCACTACAAGCCGAGCAGTCTGA